Proteins encoded together in one Hymenobacter monticola window:
- a CDS encoding GNAT family N-acetyltransferase, whose amino-acid sequence MSTTETYTIQQVAPENFDVLLPLMQDCFGIDTNVSYFHWKYTQNPAGNFIGFVAVADSTGEIGAYYGVIPELFSVQGKRQVIYQSCDTMTHSRHRRRGLFQLLAVHCYNYLRAHGQLFVYGFGGGQSTPGFIKFGWRHIFDIAYYFYPRQMRLLDLPQLFANANKVVPVHDHAQLADLLLKSNRGTAVHALKEVAQFSWRLANPRHAYQTLAYADASGKFTGYVVYYVEDQKVFLFDGFAESRQAERALFGALKALLRADGSLRGIVSLCQPGQRFSQSLTRNWFVRNTFSKGPLRETIPFILYADTATMDDIGNANAWAINAYDNDAL is encoded by the coding sequence ATGAGTACGACTGAAACCTACACCATCCAGCAGGTAGCGCCTGAAAACTTCGATGTGTTGCTGCCGCTCATGCAAGACTGTTTCGGTATCGACACCAACGTGTCGTATTTCCACTGGAAGTATACTCAAAATCCGGCAGGCAACTTCATTGGCTTTGTGGCGGTGGCCGATTCTACGGGCGAAATTGGGGCCTACTACGGAGTGATTCCTGAGCTGTTCAGTGTGCAAGGGAAGCGCCAGGTCATCTACCAGTCCTGCGATACGATGACGCACTCGCGGCACCGCCGACGCGGGTTATTTCAGTTGCTGGCCGTGCATTGCTATAACTACCTGCGCGCGCACGGGCAGCTTTTTGTGTACGGTTTTGGAGGAGGACAGTCCACACCCGGCTTCATCAAGTTTGGCTGGCGGCACATTTTTGATATTGCCTACTATTTCTACCCGCGCCAAATGCGCTTGTTAGACCTGCCTCAGCTATTTGCAAACGCTAACAAGGTAGTTCCGGTGCACGACCATGCGCAGCTTGCCGACTTGCTGCTCAAGAGCAACCGGGGCACGGCGGTGCATGCGCTAAAGGAAGTGGCTCAATTTTCGTGGCGGCTCGCCAACCCCCGCCACGCTTACCAGACATTGGCCTACGCCGATGCAAGCGGCAAATTCACTGGCTACGTGGTGTATTATGTAGAGGACCAGAAGGTCTTCCTGTTTGATGGCTTTGCCGAATCGAGGCAGGCCGAGCGGGCGCTGTTTGGCGCCCTCAAAGCGTTGTTGCGGGCCGATGGCTCGCTGCGCGGCATCGTGAGCCTGTGCCAGCCCGGGCAGCGTTTTTCTCAAAGCTTGACTCGCAACTGGTTCGTTCGCAACACTTTTTCGAAAGGTCCTTTGCGCGAAACCATCCCCTTTATTTTGTATGCCGACACGGCCACCATGGACGACATTGGCAATGCCAATGCCTGGGCCATCAATGCCTACGACAACGACGCCCTGTAA